A DNA window from Enoplosus armatus isolate fEnoArm2 chromosome 9, fEnoArm2.hap1, whole genome shotgun sequence contains the following coding sequences:
- the stmn2a gene encoding stathmin-2a isoform X2 has product MAKTATAYKEKMKELSVLSLICSCFYPEARNKLVREFEDMEVKPINKRASGQAFEVILKPLSPVSDVAHNLPSPPKRDISLEDIEKKLEAAEDRRRYQEAQVLRALAEKREHERDVLLKAMEENSNFSKMAEEKLQMKMEQIKENRDAHLAAMIERLQEKERHAAVVRKNKELREELTA; this is encoded by the exons ATGGCTAAAACAGCAACCG CCTAtaaagagaagatgaaggagtTGTCCGTCCTCTCCCTCATCTGCTCCTGCTTCTACCCAGAGGCACGCAACAAGCTTGTGCGTGAGTTTGAAG ACATGGAGGTGAAACCTATAAACAAGCGGGCTTCTGGCCAGGCCTTTGAGGTGATTCTCAAGCCACTGTCTCCAGTGTCAGATGTAGCCCACAACCTCCCCTCACCCCCCAAGAGGGACATCTCCTTGGAGGACATTGAGAAGAAACTGGAGGCTGCTGAAGACCGGAGGAGG TATCAGGAGGCCCAGGTGCTGAGGGCTTTGGCAGAAAAGCGAGAGCATGAGAGGGACGTGTTGCTAAAGGCCATGGAGGAGAACAGCAACTTCAGCAAGATGGCCGAGGAGAAGCTCCAAATGAAGATGGAGCAGATCAAGGAGAACCGTGACGCCCATCTGGCAGCCATGATTGAGCGTCTACAGGAGAAG gAGAGACATGCAGCTGTGGTGCGCAAGAACAAAGAGCTGAGGGAAGAGCTGACAGCATGA
- the stmn2a gene encoding stathmin-2a isoform X1 gives MAKTATAYKEKMKELSVLSLICSCFYPEARNKLVREFEGMDRFADMEVKPINKRASGQAFEVILKPLSPVSDVAHNLPSPPKRDISLEDIEKKLEAAEDRRRYQEAQVLRALAEKREHERDVLLKAMEENSNFSKMAEEKLQMKMEQIKENRDAHLAAMIERLQEKERHAAVVRKNKELREELTA, from the exons ATGGCTAAAACAGCAACCG CCTAtaaagagaagatgaaggagtTGTCCGTCCTCTCCCTCATCTGCTCCTGCTTCTACCCAGAGGCACGCAACAAGCTTGTGCGTGAGTTTGAAGGTATGGATC GATTTGCAGACATGGAGGTGAAACCTATAAACAAGCGGGCTTCTGGCCAGGCCTTTGAGGTGATTCTCAAGCCACTGTCTCCAGTGTCAGATGTAGCCCACAACCTCCCCTCACCCCCCAAGAGGGACATCTCCTTGGAGGACATTGAGAAGAAACTGGAGGCTGCTGAAGACCGGAGGAGG TATCAGGAGGCCCAGGTGCTGAGGGCTTTGGCAGAAAAGCGAGAGCATGAGAGGGACGTGTTGCTAAAGGCCATGGAGGAGAACAGCAACTTCAGCAAGATGGCCGAGGAGAAGCTCCAAATGAAGATGGAGCAGATCAAGGAGAACCGTGACGCCCATCTGGCAGCCATGATTGAGCGTCTACAGGAGAAG gAGAGACATGCAGCTGTGGTGCGCAAGAACAAAGAGCTGAGGGAAGAGCTGACAGCATGA
- the upp1 gene encoding uridine phosphorylase 1, with translation MDPKDDKRDASCSSPVYVHNPHLDALKDDILYHFSLGTRTHNLPAMFGDVKFVCVGGSPWRMKSFIEYIAAELSMEDPKAEYPNICAGTDRYAMYKVGPVLSVSHGMGIPSIAIMLHELIKLLHHAQCTDVTIIRIGTSGGIGLEPGTVVVTKQSVDATFLPKFEQVILGKMVVRNTDLDQSLAEELLQCSKELNQFDTVIGNTMCTLDFYEGQARLDGAFCSYTEKDKQDYLSKANEAGVCNIEMESSVFAAMCKLSGLRAAVVCVTLLNRLKGDQLSSSHEVLHSYQQRPQMLVGYYIKKQLKAKAASS, from the exons ATGGATCCAAAGGACGACAAGCGAGACGCTTCATGCAGCAG CCCTGTTTATGTGCACAACCCACACCTGGATGCCCTGAAAGATGACATCCTCTACCACTTCAGTTTAGGAACCAGAACTCACAACCTACCGGCTATGTTTGGTGACGTCAAA ttcgTGTGTGTCGGGGGCAGTCCCTGGAGAATGAAATCATTCATTGAGTACATTGCTGCTGAGCTCAGTATGGAAGACCCCAAGGCAGAGTACCCAAATATCTGTGCTGGAACGGACCGCTACGCAATGTACAAAGTTGGCCCTGTGCTCTCTGTCAGT CATGGGATGGGCATCCCGTCTATTGCCATAATGTTGCATGAGCTAATAAAGCTCCTCCATCACGCACAGTGCACAGATGTTACAATTATACGCATTGGGACATCGGGTGGAATAG GGCTTGAGCCCGGGACTGTTGTTGTCACCAAGCAGTCTGTGGATGCCACCTTCCTGCCCAAGTTTGAGCAGGTGATCCTGGGGAAAATGGTGGTGCGCAATACTGATCTGGACCAAAGCCTGGCTGAGGAGCTGTTGCAGTGCAGCAAGGAGCTGAACCAGTTTGACACCGTGATAGGCAACACCATGTGTACGCTGGATTTCTATGAAG GACAAGCCCGTTTGGATGGTGCTTTCTGCTCCTACACTGAGAAGGATAAACAGGACTACCTGAGTAAAGCCAATGAAGCGGGAGTCTGCAATATTGAAATGGAGTCATCAGTTTTTGCTGCTATGTGCAAGCTGAGTGGTCTACGAG CGGCCGTGGTTTGTGTGACATTACTGAATCGGCTGAAGGGAGATCAGCTAAGCAGCTCTCATGAAGTTCTTCACAGTTACCAACAACGTCCGCAAATGCTGGTGGGCTACTACATTAAGAAGCAGCTGAAGGCCAAAGCAGCAAGTAGCTAA
- the rbm12bb gene encoding RNA binding motif protein 12Bb, with protein MAVVIRLQGLRATAGSEDIRKFFTGLKIPDGGVHIIGGERDEAFIIFASDEDARRAMTRSGGCIKGSPVTLLLSSKTEMQSILERSTKNVELDQNRRLEENARRARRSMDPELGRRSGSRSGHTPSPQHQRASNTDDFVYVFLKGMPFSVSEADVSDFFSGLLIDEIVLLKNGYGAKNGKGLVKFATREDAFEGLKRDRRYIGSRYVEVSATTADDWHRATGKMSMAVNTDFERERSPVRNQRNPQHHARSKSPLAQRPVAPSDDEYCVLLDNLSFAVEKEDIKKLFRNANLQDDQILHLIGSDGRRTRSAFVLFKNLHAYCDALTHEKRQVLNRWVQTRPISREKMITLLESQSMDVRPSGNSERSQETSPSQTSDAYDSEKICLFVRNLPFDVRKVEIMDFFFGFNITEDKVFILRDHKGAGVGKALVLFRSEAEAMSVLSLNGRRFLGSEVILKCISQSQMRQLGVEPPMVQESILQEPLPREEQYSGRSSEASYRPGDTEYPDLRIPHDGNIPVTVQAPIRGGCEFEPCAAGPYAPQDRGNGVRGGFGASVQNFDGPTCVKLVNLPFQIRSEEIYDFCYGYRIIPGSVSLQYDQRGKPKGSATAIFESRQEALTAVEELSGRPIGPRKIQLLLV; from the coding sequence ATGGCGGTCGTCATCCGTTTACAGGGACTGAGAGCCACAGCAGGCTCTGAGGATATTCGCAAGTTCTTCACTGGCCTCAAAATTCCAGATGGAGGGGTGCATATAATTGGTGGGGAGCGAGATGAagctttcattatttttgcttCAGATGAAGATGCAAGAAGAGCCATGACACGGTCAGGGGGTTGCATTAAGGGTTCACCTGTTACTTTGCTACTAAGTAGTAAAACAGAGATGCAGAGCATCCTGGAAAGAAGTACAAAAAATGTAGAGCTAGATCAAAACAGGCGACTTGAGGAGAATGCAAGACGTGCTAGAAGATCCATGGACCCAGAGTTGGGCAGGAGATCAGGTAGCAGATCGGGTCATACCCCTTCCCCTCAGCACCAGAGGGCTTCAAACACTGATgactttgtgtatgtgtttctaaAAGGAATgcctttctctgtgtctgaaGCGGATGTTAGTGACTTTTTCAGTGGTTTACTTATTGATGAAATAGTCTTGTTGAAAAATGGTTATGGTGCGAAGAATGGGAAAGGTCTCGTCAAATTTGCAACAAGAGAGGATGCATTTGAAGGCCTAAAGAGAGATAGGAGATACATTGGATCAAGGTATGTGGAGGTTTCTGCAACAACAGCAGACGATTGGCATCGGGCGACTGGTAAAATGTCAATGGCTGTCAACACGGACTTTGAAAGGGAGAGATCACCTGTTCGCAACCAGAGGAATCCACAACATCATGCAAGGTCAAAATCACCTTTGGCCCAGAGGCCCGTTGCTCCTTCCGATGATGAGTACTGCGTTTTGTTGGACAATCTGTCCTTTGCAGTGGAAAAAGAAGATATAAAAAAGCTTTTTCGTAATGCAAATCTTCAGGATGACCAGATCCTGCACTTGATTGGCAGTGATGGGAGAAGAACTAGATCAGCATTTGTGCTGTTCAAGAATCTGCATGCCTATTGTGATGCCTTAACTCACGAAAAAAGACAGGTTCTCAACCGATGGGTTCAAACTCGCCCAATCTCAAGAGAGAAAATGATCACCCTTCTGGAATCTCAGAGCATGGATGTCAGACCTTCTGGAAACTCTGAAAGGTCTCAGGAGACGTCTCCATCTCAAACCAGTGATGCTTATGACTCTGAGAAAATATGTCTATTTGTGCGGAACCTGCCATTTGATGTACGGAAAGTTGAGATCATGGACTTCTTCTTTGGGTTTAATATTACAGAGGACAAGGTGTTCATACTACGTGACCATAAAGGTGCTGGGGTTGGGAAGGCTTTGGTTCTCTTCCGGTCTGAGGCAGAGGCTATGAGTGTACTCTCTCTCAATGGACGAAGGTTTCTTGGGTCAGAAGTCATACTGAAATGCATTTCGCAATCTCAGATGCGGCAGTTGGGTGTTGAGCCTCCAATGGTGCAAGAGTCAATTCTGCAAGAGCCACTGCCAAGAGAGGAGCAGTACTCAGGCAGGAGCAGCGAAGCATCCTATCGCCCAGGTGATACGGAGTACCCTGACTTAAGGATTCCTCATGATGGTAATATACCAGTGACTGTACAGGCTCCTATCCGCGGAGGCTGTGAATTTGAGCCGTGTGCAGCAGGCCCCTATGCTCCACAAGACAGAGGTAATGGCGTCCGTGGTGGCTTTGGTGCCTCAGTGCAGAATTTTGATGGTCCCACCTGTGTAAAGCTAGTTAATCTACCATTCCAAATCAGAAGTGAAGAAATCTATGACTTTTGCTATGGATATCGCATTATCCCTGGATCTGTCTCCCTGCAGTATGACCAGAGAGGAAAACCTAAAGGCTCTGCGACTGCAATATTTGAGTCCCGTCAGGAGGCATTAACAGCAGTTGAGGAGCTGAGTGGAAGACCAATTGGTCCAAGAAAAATACAGCTACTTCttgtgtga